The sequence AGCCGACCGTGATCACGGCAGGTTCGATGGGCGCGATTTCGCGGCTCACGATCATCTGCAACGATAGCACCAACTCGGCGGCTTGGACGATGGGATCAATCGTCGTATGCGGTGCCGAGCCATGACCACCGCGCCCCTTCATCGTGATGTCAACGCTATCAACATTGGCTTGCGAAAATCCTGGTCGCAGCGTGATCTTCCCGGTCGCTTTGTCGCTGGTGACATGCATCGCCAAGGCGAAATCAGGACGGGGGAACCGTTCGAACAAGCCGTCCTCGAGCATCGCCTTGGCACCCGCCCCGTGCTCTTCGGCGGGTTGTCCAATGGCGACAATTGTCCCTGCCCAAGACTTCCGATGCTCAGCCAGCCACTGCAGTACCGTCGTCAGGTTGGTCATGTGAATATCATGCCCACACGCGTGCATGACTCCTGTGCTGCTGCCGTCCTCGCGTGTCACGGTTTGAGTGGAGGCGTATGAAACCGGCGTCTGCTCGGTCACCGGCAAGGCATCCAAATCGGTTCGTAGCATCACCGTCGGGCCCTCGCCATTCTTGAGTACGCCCACAATGCCGTAGCCACCGACGTTCTCGGTTACTTCGAACCCCGCCTCACGCCACAGTCCGGCGAGTTTGGCGGCGGTCTCCTGTTCTTCAAAAGACACCTCTGGGTGAGCATGCAACCACGTATAAAGATGCATCGCCTGCGTGATTCGCTGATCGAGCCAGTCCGAGACCGATGTGGTGCTCGCAGTCAGGTCCGAGCCTCCCACATGCGGTGTGCTGTCTTCGGCAGTGCCGAGGACACTCTCGCAAAATAACGCGGCGAACAGTATCAGGGCGAACGGTATCAGTGTGGAGACACTCGCCCGTCGGGCTTGAGATGGAATGCGAATTTGATGATGCATAAGAATGGTTTCCCTGGGGACGTGTGAGGCAACAGTTGACTAGCGAGGAACTTTGCCCGGACTATTTTCATTCGCAGGTTTCGGAATGCCGAAGCCAGCTCAGCAGCAACCGACGGAAACATGGTACCACAACACCTTGGCGTAGCGGCAGCAATGACGCTGCGTACGGAGCCCTCATCCGCTCTGCTCGTCGACCCGGCAGCGCGATCGATGTCGCTCGGGCTCACCGCGCCCACTCCTGTAGCCGTTTGATTCGTTCCGGATCCTGAGGTGGGTTGGTCAACAGCATTAATTCGGCGGCGGCTCGGGCATCGCTACGCTTTC comes from Allorhodopirellula heiligendammensis and encodes:
- a CDS encoding M20 metallopeptidase family protein — translated: MHHQIRIPSQARRASVSTLIPFALILFAALFCESVLGTAEDSTPHVGGSDLTASTTSVSDWLDQRITQAMHLYTWLHAHPEVSFEEQETAAKLAGLWREAGFEVTENVGGYGIVGVLKNGEGPTVMLRTDLDALPVTEQTPVSYASTQTVTREDGSSTGVMHACGHDIHMTNLTTVLQWLAEHRKSWAGTIVAIGQPAEEHGAGAKAMLEDGLFERFPRPDFALAMHVTSDKATGKITLRPGFSQANVDSVDITMKGRGGHGSAPHTTIDPIVQAAELVLSLQMIVSREIAPIEPAVITVGSIHGGTKHNVIGNDCTLQLTVRSYSPDIRQQLLEAIRRRALGIAATHAAPEPDVVLSEGTPSLKNDLELAARMQLVFGKQLGAENVIQDQPSMGGEDFSRYGIAGVPILMYGVGSVSQARLDRFAKLGIPPASLHSAVYYPDAEETLRVSVPAMILAVVELMPSNATDSPN